The genomic stretch gcaccgctgccaggGACAAATGGGTTTTTCTACTTACCCATGGTGACTCCGGCCACCTCCAGCTCTGGCTCCGGGGGTGGGGGAGCTGaaggcctccccaagcctcagaatgactaaaaataaTGACTGGAATCCACTTTTGGTTCTCAGTTGCAGAattggaagtgggttctgatcacTATATGTAGTCATttagaggcttgggaagccctgtggaggcatcagTGAGATCCCACACACTCTCAGAAGGCCTGTGCTGCCACAGGTGAGTAGGAAAACCCTCCtatgtccctggcagcagcatgatcctggcgACTGGGTTGTCActgccattgcccctcccccgcacAGACTTATGCCATTCTCAACTTCCCTGtagaaatttgggaaccactgttttatacaAGAAGCACACCTGCACAGCTGGGTCTTGAAGATGTCTTTcccattcccctttccccttcagGCTTGACACTCACTGGAAAATGCAAGTGCAGTGTATAAGCAGGTACAGAGAAGGAAAGGGTCTGTTTGACCAGCAAACTAAATCTAAACATGTATGGAATTAAATGCCACATACCAACTCAGAACCATATACATACATGCATCTGCACATGCAGAAGAagagcacctcccccccccccccagcaaagttATTCATGTTGGTTTTCTTGCCAGACGACTCCTCATTCAAGTCAAGGTAGTTAGCAGAACAGGAAAGTTACCTGTAGTGCTTCAAAGAGGTCATACATGTTCACTCGTGGCAGAGTGGCTGGCGAAGTGTCCCCAGAACATGCAAGAAGAAGTGCTGCTTGCTGCTCAGCATCATCAGGAGGTAGGTGGGAAGCAAGGTTTTGACCAGGAGGTGGAGCTAGGCAGGTTGGTGggctaaaaagaaaaaacaaacagaaaggtgAAGGGGGGAAATAACATCCAACATTCAGCTTTggaagagcaggggtgtcagttTGATTCTCTTCCCAAATACTGGCCTAGATTTTGTCACTGTTGCTGTTGAAACTACAGTCACCTCTCAACTTAGATGCAGTTGACTTGTACAAGTTCAACAATGTGggtggcaaaaaacaaacaaaacagagaaaGCAGTAATTTAAGTAGTGCAAGTAattccacctgccattccacttacAAAATACATGCCTGAGAGTCAGTATGAGATCGGAAATGAAGTTGCTGTTCTCTCAATTCCTGCCTCTCTCTAGTAATTTTTAAAGCAATAGTATGTATTTTCCAGTTGTAAGGGACTTTCATGGCAATTGGGTGTATACACAATTTTAGGCTTACATCGTGTTACAAACTGACATGCATAAGATGAGGGTCAACTGTACTTCAAACTTTTGGGAGACGCTGGGATCAGTTTGAAGCTTTTTATCAGTTTGCCTTAACCTCATTCTAGTTATTTGGGGCATTTAACACAACCAGGATTCCTATAAAACAGTTACAACTACAGCTTGAAAGTTCAATTGTAGGACGTCAtctttacagattttttttaccCGCAGCTGTTCACATGGCAGCTGTTAAACAAGAAACAAGCTTGGATGTGACAATTTGATCACTTTTTCAACAAGTTCTGGAAACCAGATTGAGCACATTTACATGAGGCCATTTTATTCTGAATCGCATACTGGTATGCTGCAGGTGGTCTGTATGTGTGCCGTGAGAGTTCAGGGGAGggacatttgttagtagggctattggggttgcaagcccctgctgtcaataggtgtgccttgtcaattgtcaaaaaactggtggtgtgccttgacaattgtagtgacTTGTCagaatgccatgagatgaaaaaggttggaaaaatGCTGATCTACACTGACAAGCAGTGAgaatccagggtttcagacaagggtctttgcCAGCCCTACGTGGTGATGCCAGGGACCGAATATTATACCTTCCGCATGCAAAGTAACTGAGCTACTATTCCTTTCTTCATCTAGCAGTGAACAAATGAGGCTGATATTCTTTGAAGGCTTTGTGACAGGTATCTTTTCTTTAGACGCTATAGTATTCATATTGATAACGAACTTCTTGTAAGCAATATAATTTGTAAAATAATTTCTAAAAATCAAACTACTGTTTCTACAGGTTTGAAGACAAATAAGTAGTCTCACAGAACTGTTCACTACATCAGCCTGAACAACAGCAGGCTGTCATGGTTCCACACCGTCTTAAACCAAAATGCAATTCTTCTTCTCTCTCGTTGCCTTCTAAAAGTGGAATTCATTACACAACAAAATTCAATACCTATCCCTCTTTTCAAAAAGTACCTCAAGTACCTCAAGTAATGTTATTGATCTCCACTACCTCATTCAGTTTTTCTTCCTTTGTAAATTTAAAGTACACAATACATAATAAAAATCAGTGGACAAAGTTTTGTTTTGGTCTTCTGTATAGTATCAGGTTTGGGTGCTtatgattaatattaattaaatgtCCTGAGATCCTATTGGTTCTCATATATTTAACTGCACTAAGCAGAATGAAAACTTTTTTCACCATCGTTGAAGAGTGCTTTCAATAAGTGCTCTCTCAAAAtgtcattaatttttttaatccaaCTCCTGCATTATAACATCTCAGACAGAACTGAAAAAACTGCTCAATTCTTACTTATTAGGTTCCAGAGAACTGTGGAGTCCCAGAGGTAGCCCTCAAGGCACAGGCTGGGAAAATACAAGAGTTTTGGGAGCAGAGCTTTATGGACTCCCCAAGCTTGTCCAATAAATCTCAGAGAGAATCTACCCCATTCGAATTATCAACTCATTATCAACTTTAACTAAGCTTAAATATGTGTAACTGAAACAATCATATATATGCTTCTCCCATTTACCCTGCCTCTTCCTTTCGCTATTGTCTCCCTTCCGCCAATTTcaagattgtaagccccttggggcagggacctgtcttttctttctatgtaaagcaccatgtacgatggtattggtattggcaaccttcagtctcgaaagactatggtatcgcgctctgaaaggtggttctggcacagcgtctagtgtggctgaaaaggccaatccgggagtgacaatcccttccacaccgggagcaagtgcagtctgtccctggtctgtctccctggctatgggccttccttctttgcctcttagcctcagactgttggcaaagtgtctcttcaaactgggaaaggccatgctgcacagcctgcctccaagcgggccgctcagaggccagggtttcccacttgttgaggtccatccctaaggccttcagatccctcttgcagatgtccttgtatcgcagctgtggtctacctgtagggcgctttccttgcacgagttctccatagaggagatcctttgggatccggccatcatccattctcacgacatgaccaagccaacgcaggcgtctctgtttcagcagtgaatatatgctagggattccagcacgttccaggactgtgttgtttggaactttgtcctgccaggtgatgccgaggatgcgtcggaggcagcgcatgtggaaagcgctcagtttcctctcctgttgtgagcgaagagtccatgactcgctgcagtacagaagtgtactcaggacgcaagctctgtagacctggatcttggtatgttccgtcagcttcttgttggaccagactctctttgtgagtctggaaaacgtggtagctgctttaccgatgcgcttgtttagctcggtatcgagagaatgagtgtcggagatcgttgagccaaggtacacaaagtcatggacaacctccagttcatgctcagagattgtaatgcagggaggtgagtccacatcctgaaccatgacctgtgttttcttcaggctgattgtcagtccaaaatcttggcaggccttgctaaaacgatccatgagctgctggagatctttggcagagtgggtagtgacagctgcatcgtcggcaaagaggcaTGTACGATGATGGcactataaatcaggggtgcccaaatcccggcccgcggggcacttgcggcccgctgcgggtccccattctgcctccagggggtccccccatctccaatgggcactcggccctcacttCAGCCCGCGCTGGCTCGCCACGCAAGCTCcatgccttgctttccctcgctgctgctgagctcagcggcagcgaaggaaagacaagcccagcacgtgtgcagggccttttatagtgggaaggtaacattagacttgcaggtctcacgttacttcccactataaaagaccctgcgcgcttgctggctggtctctccctgccttgcccatgggctgggctcaactcccctcccctcctgcaacctgagccaggagaATGAGAGAGATcctgcaggagggaggggaggtcTCTCCCGGCCTTGctgatgggctgggctgggctgggctccactAGGCAAGGCTCCGCTTGGCTGGGCTcggttcccctcccctcctgcaacctgagccaggggagtgcaggaagagagagagagagagagagagatcccgcttgagggaggggagcccagcccagcccgcagcacatgcctccaagggagggagggagggctggttggctggccggcctgcaggcaggcaggcagcagcagcacatgctgccctagCTAGGGAGGAAGAGCAGTTAGAcgggcaggtaggcatgcagctggatgagcaggcaggcagccaagcagGTGAGTGGgtggccaggcaggagcacataccgCCCAAACAaacaagggagggaaggagggagggcgagggggcaggcaagtaggcAGGTGTATGTGtatgaaagtgtggaagatctcCCCCATTTctgtgtatgaatgagatcataaactggcatgaagatctccccccccccttatcagGGTGAATAGaatcataaacaggcatgaagatcccccccttattagggtgaatggaatcataaactggattgaattcattcattcattttccatctctaatatattcatttatgtaaatttattcaaatttgaaatgtaaattaattctttttttttctccccccccccgacacagtgtcagaaagatgttgtggccctcctgccaaaaacttgagcacccctgctttaaatgaatgaatgagagtcTCTGTACAGACCCTCAGTAAGCCTTCCTGCTACTCCATGATCCTTAAAACCAGCCCCGCCTTTAGGCATATGGACTGGAGAGCATACAGAATCTATAAAAAAACTTGGTTCTTTATAGATAATTCAGGTTGTGTCACATTTCTGAGTTTATCAAACTATCTCAGGGATTTCACAGATTTCCACTTCTGAGAAATTATTAAGTACCTGAAGCAAAGTGCCACACAAAAGGTAGTAGCAATTACAATATGAAAACTGAAAGTCAGGACAATGTGGCTCAGCTGTAATTTTTAAATGGCAggtagcctaatcctaacctgcgctggctggccaactggcctgcactgtgtccagcacaggattggaggTGACTGTGGTGCAATTTGGCGCAAGGGGCAttcttcctcttaccccaagcactgccctagccactgcaatggggctattcggatctgAGTCagttaaatcactggcacagatccaagcagactggAGTTAGGctaggctgcttgggaggggggttaggatccagcctaagtgccagagtctAGTACCACCCCTCTCCTGGACTCAGCCTGCCCACTGGTCCATCcactgtcagccttcccccacctTGGAATACCCCCAAAACACCCTCTCCCTATGCCCTAAACCCCTGCACTAACAGCCTGCCGCCAGTCCGAACTCAACTCCACCACAGCTTGCTCTGGTGTAGGAAAGCAAGTGTGCGTTTTTGTGCCGGCCTCCCTGACTCAAAAGGAAGTGCCGATGTGCCTTTAGgcaagtttgcaacactcctgggccagcataagTTAAGTACAGCACTTCCACTGGCACAGCACgacctcaggattgcactctgaatgtcACTACTACCAAATCAGTTTCTGCTGAAAAACATACACCTCATTTTCTGAAATTCTCTCCCATTCTGTACTACAAAGTAGTTATTTCCTTACCACTCAGTTAAATTGTTGTAAGCAACAACACTGTTCTTCAGGTAAGGCTGTGGATTGACATTGCTTCCAAAGGCATACTTGAAGTGGCCATCTCTCAGGCGATATGACTTTCTCCTGGATATTACAGATGTAAGGATATCCTTAAGGTGCTTCTGCAAAGATAAAACTTACATTTACTGATGCTGAAGGCACTccagaaaatgtaaaatgttgTCAATTTCCAGGTACTTGTGCATAAatattgcactgtaaatattagCAAGGCACTGGTCATTTCAAGCCAGGGCTCTTGGTGGTTGGGCTCCACTGCTTTATCTCTTGTGTCAACAAGTCTACTGAAGAAATGACAGGCTGAATGACAGAAGAGCCACCTAGGCAGCATTACAAGTCCTGCCagctatatataaataaaaatgctatatataaataaaaatgtacaatTCAGATTTGAGCTTAGCAGACACTCACTGCAAACCAAGGGGGCCAATGTTCACGTGAAGGTCCACAAAGAGGGGCTGTTCCACCACCAAGTTCTTTTCTAGAAGGCTACTCACTTCTATGCTTTAGAGAATTCAAGGAAAGAGGAGCAAGGGAACCCCTGCACATGCAATACCTGCATGCATGGTACCGTTCTCTAAGCCTTCAgatcatgaaaaaaaaaaatttttttgcatgTTTTCAAACATAATTTTATACTGAGAGTGAGaaattttcttaaaaaaacaaaaacaacttccTGAGATTCTCAGGAAACCAACATAGGAAGACTTTGCATCAAAATTGaacctggttttgttttttgttcagcACTTAGTGCAGTATTAGGCACTTTATAAATCTGAGATAAACTGTTTCTATGAAAGCACAGTTACACGAAAACGTAAGCCTTGGCCATACACTGAGAGATGAAATACTGAAATTAATAAAAAGCATATTTGCTAGGGGTGTTTTCTGTTACATGCAAGTCTGTTTTGCTCCAATCTCCATAAACAGAAAGGCAGCCAACTCATAGGTTTCCTCTCACTCAATATCATACATTAGACTTGGCATCTTCTGCCTTCAAGACAACCAGAAAAACACAATTGCAGCCCTGTGTTAGTTATCTCACCTCCACGGCATAGACAACAACTGTCACTGCCTCTTCAGTGACATTATCCAGGCCATGTTCATAAGCAGTGACGATCATCCTTCCCTCTAGCTGGCCCCAGGTTGGAAGCATCATTGTATGAGAACAAAGTTTCAGATCATCATCTTCTTGAGGGTCCTTGGCAACAAATTGTTGGGCTCCAGATAATGGATTCTGAGGCTGGAACCGATGCTGTGAAATATGACAAAACATTTCAGTTGTCCAGCTTGCAACACCACACAAAATACATACAGCatatctgtggttcccaaactttttagcaccagaattccacttttcaaaatgtttcacaggtatgaaacttgtttcatataaaaGGACtggttagtattcatggtgcctgctgagggctggaagtgacagaattaagcagaaagtgacatcattaattatggccagaaataagtactttgttctcattaccagaatactcattacctgcaaaacaccaaagagaaaatgtgcaaatcttgttcatgttttcaagatatgagagagcccaattatcaagctgggagagcccaattataatgggggctagttaaattgcttccaggggccacattcggcctgcaggccttatgtctgacactcctgctctatcaggacccacctagttttatgagacttaaataaattttttaagaCTTATAATAAAagatctaaataaataaatgagtgatatagaaattttatttatttatttacaagtaatattttatttgcaaaccaccaccccccaaaaagcCTCGATCCATTTCTCATTATGAGGCAGCCcaaatgaatagcctcaaggcttgagtggcttagggcccaatcctgtccaactttctagcacctgtgtagccataatgcagccccaa from Tiliqua scincoides isolate rTilSci1 chromosome 4, rTilSci1.hap2, whole genome shotgun sequence encodes the following:
- the TADA1 gene encoding transcriptional adapter 1, encoding MATYVSELEVAKKNLSEALGENVKQYWANLKLWFKQKISKEEFDLEARRLLTQDNVHSHNDFLLAILTRCQILVSAPEGAGSLPWTGGSATKPGKPKGKKRFSSVRQKFDHRFQPQNPLSGAQQFVAKDPQEDDDLKLCSHTMMLPTWGQLEGRMIVTAYEHGLDNVTEEAVTVVVYAVEKHLKDILTSVISRRKSYRLRDGHFKYAFGSNVNPQPYLKNSVVAYNNLTECPPTCLAPPPGQNLASHLPPDDAEQQAALLLACSGDTSPATLPRVNMYDLFEALQIHREVVPAHTVYALNIERIILKLWHPNHEELQQDKIHRQRLAAKEGLLLY